The region CAAGCGTAGTTTTAAAAGAGCTTGAGGGCTATCTCAAGACGCAAGACACCGACGAGATCATGCTAAGCTCAAACCGCCAAATTTTAAGCTGCAAAGAGGCGAGCGAGGCTTTAAAAAGAGCATTTTTAAGACTAAGTGAAGAGGAGCTAGAAATTTTTGCTTATGAGCTAAATACCGCGATAAAGGCGCTTGCAAGCATCACAAAACCATTTGAGAGAAGCGAAATTTTAGACGAGATGTTTAGCCATTTTTGTTTAGGAAAATGATACTTTTTTTGGCTAAAATCTGCGCTTTTTAAGGGAGAGAATATGAAAATTTTACTTATAAATGGTGGCAAAAAATTTGCTCATTCAGATGGTAGGCTCAATCAAACACTTCACGATCTCGCAAGCGAAAAACTAGCAAAAATGGGTCACGAGGTAAAGCAAACAACAATAGATCAAGGCTATGATATCGAGGCTGAAGTTGAGAAATTTCTCTGGATGGACGCCGTAGTTTGGCAGATGCCAGCTTGGTGGATGGGCGAGCCTTGGATAGTGAAAAAATATATCGACGAGGTCTTTACAGCAGGACACGGCAAGCTTTATACGAGTGATGGCAGGCATAGGATAGATCCAGCCAAAAACTACGGCAAAGGCGGCTTGCTAAATGGCAAGAAATTTATGCTAAGCCTTACTTGGAATGCCCCAGCTGAGGCATTTAGCGATCCAAATGAGTTTTTTGAGGCACGTGGCGTTGATGGAGTTTATTTTCATTTTAGAAAGGCAAATGAATTTATGGGCTTAAAGTCGCTTCCGCACTTTATCTGCTGCGATGTTATCAAGATGCCAGACGTGCCAAGATACCTAAAAGAGTATGAGGCGCATCTTGAAAAAGTTTTCAAAGCGTAAAAAACAAATTTCTACCGCTCTTTAGCCATTTGCGCTAGAGGGCATTTAAATTTATATCTATTTTGGTTGGGGAAAATGAGGACAAAATTTCTATTTTTAGCTGCAGTTATATTTTTTGCAGGGTGCGCTGGCAAGCAAATTTTAAAGCTAAGCGATGAGGCAAATTTACTCTATCTTGAAAATAACGAAACCTTGCACGAGATGAAATTTTATAAGCTGCAAAACAGCCTAGATGACTTTAATAAATTTGCAAACATTGTCGGTAAGGCTGAGATAAAAGCAGCCAGCACAAATGCAGAATTTAGTGCTCTTGGCGATCTCATGCAAGGCAGCGAAGCAGACAAAATGGTGCTTGTTAAAAATTTGGGCACAAATCATGAGCTCATCTTGTCAAATGCTAGTGACATAGAGGAGCTAGCAAATGCAAAAAATATCAAATTTTATGAAATTTCAAATGGCGCTATCAAAAGCGTAGTTTATAGCACAAAAAGCATGCCAGTTTGCGAAGCTTTTGCAGGTGGCAAAGAGGTGATAAAAGTAAAAAGCGTGACAAATCACCCTTTGAAAAATGGCTTTTTTGCGGTGATCTTAAACTCAGATATATCTAAAGATCAAGGCTTTTTTCTAAGAGAGACGAGCTATTATTTCAACCTTTCAAGCGAAGATGAAGAGAAGATTAAGGCTGATACGCTAACGCAAAATTTTTATAAAACATTTATCGAAAGCGACCTCGTAAAACAAGGCGAAATTCTCTCAAATGTGCTTTGTTTTAGTAAATTTCAAAAGGCTTTTTAGTAACTTTTTATAAGCAAGGTTGTAAAATAGCTTAAAATTCTTAAAAGGTTACATCAATGGATAAAGCTACCATACAAGCACATAAAATCAGCGACGAAGAGTATGAAGAGATCTTAAAAATTTTAGGCCGTGAGCCAAATTTACTAGAGCTTGGCATATTTTCAGCGATGTGGAGCGAGCACTGCAGCTACAAATCAAGCAAAAAATACCTAAACGGCTTTCCGACAAAGGCGCCTTGGGTCATCCAAGGACCTGGCGAAAATGCTGGCGTCATCGACGTTGGTGACGGGGTTGCGGCTGTGTTTAAGATGGAGAGTCACAACCACCCAAGCTTTATCGAGCCGTTTCAGGGCGCTGCAACTGGCGTTGGTGGAATTTTAAGAGATGTCTTTACGATGGGCGCAAGAGTCGTTGCGAACATGAACTCACTTCGTTTTGGCGAGATAAGAGGTGAGAGCGAGCTAGCCAAAAAGCATAGATATTTGCTAAAAGGAAGTGTGGCTGGTATCGGACACTATGGCAACTGCATGGGCATCCCAACGATCGGCGGCGAAACTACATTTGATCCTAGCTTTAATGGCAATATCCTAATCAACGCTTTCGCGCTTGGACTTTGCAAAAGTGATGAAATTTTCTACGGCAAGGCTGAAGGCGTGGGCAATCCAGTTATTTACGTGGGCTCAAAGA is a window of Campylobacter concisus DNA encoding:
- a CDS encoding NAD(P)H-dependent oxidoreductase, with the protein product MKILLINGGKKFAHSDGRLNQTLHDLASEKLAKMGHEVKQTTIDQGYDIEAEVEKFLWMDAVVWQMPAWWMGEPWIVKKYIDEVFTAGHGKLYTSDGRHRIDPAKNYGKGGLLNGKKFMLSLTWNAPAEAFSDPNEFFEARGVDGVYFHFRKANEFMGLKSLPHFICCDVIKMPDVPRYLKEYEAHLEKVFKA